Within Quercus lobata isolate SW786 chromosome 5, ValleyOak3.0 Primary Assembly, whole genome shotgun sequence, the genomic segment CAGAAGAAATCTATTTCTAAAGTATGGTGTTCTCAAACTTTTATAACTGccattgtttttgttgttatctTATATAATTCCTCATAACTTGGTTGGAAAATCTGGCTAGATGGCCACCAGAATTTCTAACAACTGCTTACCAAAATATCTTTAAATAAGGGCGTAGTGTCACTTTGACATTTGTATATAACTAGCAACTCATGCAATGCACATGtagttttctttattatttagttttaaatatCTTGTCGACAAAATATGTAAAATCCGATTCTTTTATTTGTATGGTTAATACCTAAAAACcaaaatgaaatcttttttgtaaaataatgttattttcaCCAAGTATCTAGACCCATCACCATCAAGATCATTTCAAAGATATATAAATCAAAGCAAGCAAAGGGGAAAATTTtgcaatataaatataaaagaaatcaaacaatTTATCAGTTATAATTGTTATAAATTTAATGATTGTCATAATTTAGTAAATATTAATCAACATGTGTCTTGATCTACATATCAAGAATACTGAATTAAAAACACAATATCAATAATCAAGATGAATTGCATTATTCAAAGtcgaaaaaaattcatagaaatTAAGCTGTAATCAAACTATTTTAGTATTAATCCACACAACCTATCTTAATTTCAAAGATGGGATCAATTTTTGCAGTTGTTAGTATGATAGGAGTAGAATACAAATTTACATGTGTTTCCAAAACATCACCTTTTGTAACTTAGTTTAGGTAGGGTTTAAAGTGCGAGCCCATCCAAGTAtcccattatttttagcccataTACCCAGTTTTTATGAGCAGAAGTAGTCGCAAAAGTGTTgatcaaaagaaaaggaagcaaaacataaattatttgtctccttgaaaataaaattttctttaaaagataaaataaaattgaaattttggaatGATAGTTGTTTATTTGATTATTATAGAACTAAGAGTTATTTAAGTCTTATCACATCCATATGAATCATAAATCTGAAGGATAGATTTATTGCTATTCGAAGCGATAATTTTAAATCAGAACaatgattttaattttcaattaattattggtaGAATAAGGGTTGTCAATTAAGAAAGTAATAACTTATCCTGGAAACTCACTCTAtcctttctcaaaataatagagttttagttagcttggttttttctttttttctttttataagttttttaattgTAGGACGATATTTTGTGTAAAGTTAGCTATGCCACTTTGCAGAATGTATGACACTCTAGAGTTTAAAATTGAACTTTCTCTCAGCTTCCACTTTAATATGCTATAATAGATAATAGATATGATCTGATGGAAGGTACTTACTAGAAGGTTAACAATGGAAAGGAATGGGGAGCTAACTATTTGATTCCACCAATTTGATTACATTGTTACATGCAGCTATTATTACAAATCAGATTTTAAATTACTCTGCTTTTCATTTCACATGTTCAATCCAGGATTTGGAGACAATTCATATAATATATGATAATTTGATTTCATCATTTGttattcttattcttttgaagCATGTCATGACTATGAATCTAGTTTCAAACAACTTGAAGTGGAAAGCCTgttgtttatatgtttttgacATGCTACAACTTTGCTACCTTACTGTCACAATTATACAACATTTACATAACTATTATATTCTCTTTGCATTTAGTTTGAAGCCATCCGGCTATGTATGAGAATGACAAACAtcttttcacaacttttttattttatcaaggTCTCTTCACGGGGCACTTGAtgctgttttctttttcttaccaGGTACAATGCAATGATTTTTGAAGCTGTTTCAACAACAAAAGATACAAATGGATGTGATATAGGTGCCATTGTTCACTATATTGAGGTCAGATGGAGGtctcttcttatttttaatcCTTGTATgtcttggaaaatattttgtccTGAAGGAAGCTCCATTAGGATGTAGAATATCCCTGCCATGGTTGAAAAAACCATCCCTGCATACAATTAGAATCAGAGAAGAAACCAAATTCTACCAAACATTGAAGTTGTGCTAGAAAGACATGAAATGCACTTCTTCAAAGCCTTTCAAGATGACAGGAACTTAAAATCAAACTGATTTGGTTGCACACTTTGAATCTAATTCTGCAATCACTATTTACTGCAAGCTTTGGCATTAAAATACAATGTTGTGAATATGTTGGCCAAATGTCCCAGCAGAGCCAGTGAATGCTTCACAGCTTAAGTATTGTCTAGTGCTCTCTTGCAAGAGAGTAAGTAGAAGTCATTTCCTTTAGGATGGGGTAATGTTGATGATATCAGATCAAGTGAAAGGATATGCTAACTTTTTGCCTTTTATGAGATTACTTATCAAAGATCAAGTGAAAATATATGctatcttttttccttttatgagATTACTTATCAAATCAACTACAGAATGTTTAGACTTTGGAACAGTGTTTTCTTCATAAAAGCAAAACTCTTACCATCAGCCGAAGTGATTTctatatatttctctctttattgGCCACATAATGAATGATGAATTCTTAACTTCAAATGTAAATTGTAGCGTGATGGGGTTATTAAACCATCATGGATCATCTAGGAGCACCTTATGTATACATCCAGTGTACATCGGTAGCTCCTCTTCAATAAAAGTTTattacttatcccaaaaaaaaaaaacattgtcaTGGATCATCACCTATCTATTACCTTGATGTGATTATACTTAGTTGAGCTGAGTATTGgctataagaaaaagaaaatacatttgATCAGATCACTTTGTTTCATGCATTTCACTTTAATTTCCAATCAACAAATACTCTCTCTTGCAATCAAATTTTCATTATACGTGAGTTTGGAAGAGATTGTAACTCCTGATTTACATATTGCAGCAAAGGCAGGAGGTGCCACAAAATTTTAGAAGATTATTGAGTTCAAGGTTGAGGAGGCTCGTTGCACAAGGCAAACTTGAAAAGGTGATTGATTTTCTTGAATATTCTTCTCTCACACATTCATCAAATTTTAGAAGATTATTCGAGGTTGAGACCTGCAAATATTGTCATCTTCACTTCTTTTATATCAATATGACAAAGATTTCTGTTTCTCTTTTGGGGTGGGATTGGAATGACAGCTGCCGCTTCATGATACCAACGACTTGAACAACCTTACTGATACacaaattctaatttatttttatgtttcattTATACAATATATATGATTAAGGTCATATCACAATGaaccttttgtgtgtgtgtgtgtgacacGCACAAGGTTCATTGTGATATGACCTCAATCAAAGCAACTTTCAGATTTGTCATGCATCTGCAGCGTGTTCTGTTCACATATTTGAATTAACATCAGCATCAATAGTGTGGAATTTCTTGACAGGAAGCCTGTTTTTTTGAAGTTCCAACTTTCTTCCATATAAAATGCAGGTCGAAAATTGCTACAGGATCAGAAAAGATACCTCGTTGGGAACAAAAACACCTGCCCCAAAACAAAAGGATGTCAGGCCACGGCAGCTGCTGAGCTCTGGGCTAATGACTACTAGTGAGAGTGTGGATGATGCAGCTAATGCTGCTGCCTATAGAGTGGCCGATGCGGAAAACAAAGCGTATATGGCTGCTGAAGCAGTTAAAGAGGCAGAAAGAATTTCGAAGATGGCAGAAGATAGCGATTCAATGCTACAGCTGGTGAAAGATATTTATGAAAGATGTAAAGCTGACATTGCCCTCCCTACTGTAGTCATTGTTATGTTTCTAATgtcttaatttatttaacctTGATATGTTTCTTTGGGCTTATTGTTGCAGGTTCGCGTGGTGAAATTGTCCTCTTGGCCTAGGTTATCAGTTGTAATTTGTTCTTTCTTAGGGGTAAAACATCAATAGAATGAGTAGTGAAATTGTTGTAGTTTTTTCAATGTGTATGTAAATTTCATTGATCCAATGCAACAGTCTTAAATTGTTCATGTCTCTATGCCTCAGCATTTTTATAAATACAGCCAGGTTGGGGCAAGGGGGAAATTGGAATTATTCCTGAGGGAGCTACATAGAAGAATCTAACTGCTTGTTGTTTGTCTTTTGCATTTTGGTtatgcttattttttaatttttaatatcccCTTCCTGGTTGTAATTCTCCCCAGATTGAAAGCAAAAGGCGAGGTACACCTACCTTACATGTAAATAAATGTGGGCAGTTATGTTCCAAGATTTTGATCGACAGGCATCATTTCCGGCATGTTGGTACTATTAATTTCTTATGTGTAATTCTATTCTTTTAcccatttttttctttggcgGGTAGATAATACCAAGCCATCTGCCATGTCTGTGCTTCAAATCTCTTTTTCCCATTTTGCACCCAATCTGAAAATTGCATTGGACATGTTGAAGAATGGCAGCTATGCTGTGCAATCCAATATCCTTTTCCGTATCCCTTAATATTTCTTACAGACACGAATTCTACTAAGTACAAAATATAAGAATCCATTCTGAGCAATTCTGcccaaaacaaaatagaaacagGCAAAAGTTGAGGCTTCCCAGAAGTTGCTTTAACAGTTTCTTTGTTGACCGAGTACAAGTTATAAGAATCCATTCTGAGCAATTCTGcccaaaacaaaatagaaacatGCAAAAGTTGAGGCTTCCCAGAAGTTGCTTTCACAGTTCCTTTGTTGGCACTTGGCAGTGACAAGGACATGGGAAGTGGGAGCAAGTTCCGTGCATCTTTTTCTGCAATACATCTCAATTCTAATAATTTCCGATACAAAAAGTTTTAAGTACACATTTATTCACACGCAATATACCTGtgtaaaaataatgctaaaccAATCATAACTTACTATCAAGGTAAGCCCTGATAAAGATGTGTTTAGCATAGTTCTTTACCATACATCACACTTGATAAGTATACCATACACGATAAATTTCAAACTAGTGAATACAGTCTCATCTCCCAGCTGTTAGCTTCTTCAATAGGCAATGTTATCTTGTCTCCCCAACCACCAAATACACAGAAATATTCTCCAAAGAGCCACAGCATTCTCATTAAGAATGCTAAATGctataaatgctaaattttaacatcaaaTTAGTAAAAAGCACCAAAAAGCAAGCTACAACAAACAtgttgaacttaaaaaaaatagcaacaaagaTGAAAGCTCACTGTAGCttcaatctttaaaaaaatattattattttaatgcttGTGGTGGAAAAGGTGgtttgtttagttgttttttattattttaatgagtagtttatattattttaaacgaaatggtaaaaaaatagaacctttaatgttaggtgtattgtaaaatgagttattaaaattgataaagtggttttttgagatgctaaatgctaaaatttttaaaagctttgatgggaatgctcttatgTAGTAGAATTGATAGTAAAATTGTTCAAAAGATATCAGTTCAACCAAAATCTAACATAATTCAGCAAGGCAACAATGAATAAATATGACAAGCAAGCAGCAATTACTAAGAAcaaaattgattttcaattttccaatcATCTTTCGGTCCTAACAATACATGAAGCGCATGAAATTCCACAATTTCCTAgaaaaatcaagcaaaaaaaaaaaaaaaaaaaaagttcacaaCATTTGTTAGTTTCAATGGCACAATAAAATCTACATTGATTTCCAAAAACAATGCAACCTTAAAACAAACTTTACCAAAGGTAGTTCTAATCCTTGCCACAATCAAAATTTCAGAGCTCAAACTATAAAAGCACAAGTCCAAGCTCCGATGACTTCAGTGCTTGTTTTATCCGATAGTTGTAAAGATAATAGTGCAGTTTTCCATCACCTGGACCAAACTTCAGTTCCTTCAAGAAAGATTCATTTTGCATGACATCCAATGCATTGAAAACATCATAGTCCTTCTGTTTTGCCATGATAAGAGCATCATTCATCAGTTGAAGCAAAGGAGTGCTCGTGGCAACATTATAATATGAATAAGCTGCCTTCAAAATTGAATAATTCTGGTTCCCCAGGATAGATGAAGGAAGTGTGTAGAAACTGCTGAAATCAGTTATTTCATGAGTTTCAGGACTTTCAACCAGATAACTATCCACGACGTCCTCCTTTGGAAGCAACCAATGCTCCACATCATTTTCATCAAAATCCGGTGCAACAGCAAACTGGCTCAAATAGGTCCTAAGTAGCCGTGTAACTGCAGGAACATCATGGAGCTCCATCTTTCTGAAACCTGGAGTAACTGTTGACTCTGGTAACTTGTAGAGCTTGATTGTTCTACTCATTGTCATCCTCGCACCAAGTCTTGAAAACCCAACATCAATCAGCTTTTTTGGATTCAAAGATCTATGCCAATATTGGCAAGTTGAAATTGGTGTTGGAAGAACCACTCCTGCAGTATAGGCTGCTTGCCACATGTTCTCCAAGTGGACCCTCCTGGTCACCTCTTTGATCATGACAGGAGCAAGTCTCTTTGATCTAAGCTTCTTATGCACACAAAGGAAATTAACCTCTGCCATGGTGACAATATCATCACGGACCCGGATTCTGGCTGGAACGCCAGTTATAAAAGCAACCAACTTCTTTGAACTTTTGACACGGACACCAATGTGCCAACTCCTGAAATAACCAGGAGGGCGTAAAGCCCAGCGAAGAAACTCTTTTGAATAGTTAAATCTGAACATGCTGTCATCATCCTCAACATAGTTATTAGTGAGAAGGATATACACTTCATTGCACGTCTCTTCGGAATCCATATCACAAGTAACCCATTCATAAAGGTTGGGAAGGTTGTAGGGTTCTTGTTTGACTTCAGATAAAGGAGTTGGGGGTTCAATCGGGCCCTCAGGCAAATTGGAATCCCCTACATCCTTAAATTGCCCAACTGGTTGGGTTTCCCAAAACTTATGTTTCTttccaagagagagagattcttgAACCTTTCGAGTTAAAGCATCAAGTGTGAGGTCACTCTCAGAAGGTTCGTTCCCATCAGGATTCGGGTTTTGTGTTTCTTCAGGTGATCCAGATGATGCATTGCTATCAACCATTCTGAGTTATTTTGAAGACAACACCACCAAAAAAACCTTCACTATACAAATTATATTCATTTAGCACAACAACTGAAACAGTGATACAATTTAAACATTGTTCCATTGCTgcagaaaatcaaaataagaaaaaaatgacataCTGTCCTAGGTTTCTATTATAATATGAGCCTCCACTCACATGTGCCTTATGGAACCATTTTGGCTCAGCTGAGTCTAGGCTGCACCATTTTTCATCGATGACCTAACAGAAAGTAACATAGCAGCATTCTATATTTCCCTCAATTTTCTAGAGGACACAACAAAGGATACATAAACAGCGATTTTAAGTAATAGTCTACCTATACAAAACGATCCCAAAATCTACAGAaaagtaagaacaaaattaaagaaaagtttCAATCAATTGCCGAACAAGTGAACCATTCACTTTCATGTTAGGTTATGGTGCCGCATTAAGcacttaatttatttatttagttatatttCAGTCAGGAAACAAAAACAGCTAAAATAAGATTCTAAGATTCacatttctatcttttatatatatatatatatatatatatatatattcctccATATTTTTAGCTACAAAACTGACGCTAAAGGCTTTTCAATCCAAGTTTTGTACTTGGATCAACAAATTTTTAAGACCAAGGAGcatcaattttaaataaaaccaaaatgCTTATAAATATGAGCAACCCCTAGTGTCCATTTTAATTACCTGACTGCATTCCAAATGAGAATTCACTATAGTGATTAGTGACCCTATTCTAACCATTTAGCTAACCAACATACACACAAAACCAAACTGCTCAAACAGTAAAATCCAATTCAATTCTTTGActttccttctcttttccttaactttctcagcaaccaaaccgATATTAATGGAGCCAATAAGATTAAATCCACATTTCCATCATTTTCATTCTCCATAcatcacaaaaccaaacaactCAAATAGTATAGTTCTTTCCTCAATCAAATTCTTTTActttccttctcttttcctcAATTTTCTCGGCTACCAAACAGAGAGTAAAGAAATCAATAAACCCTGAACCGAGAGCAACAAAACGAATATCCATAtcacagaaaataaattcaagaattgaatcaaatcaccaaaacaaaatccaagCACCACTGCAATCACAAAACCAAATCAACAAACAGCAAAACAATCAAATTCCTCGAATCAATTCTTTTACGTCATATTCTTCACTTTTCCTTGCTTTTCTCAGCTACCAAACACATCttaaattaaatgcaactcCAATTtgcacatataaaaaaaatttaaaaaaaaaaaacactacttCCAAGATCTCCGCAGTACTAATCGCCAATACAACGCCATTAACACGATCATGATTAACTCTTAGTTTCTCATTATTTCAAAAACACCGAAAAAATAAACCAAAGGCACAAGATTTAACATGAAATACTTTCGCTttctatttcaattatttaattttccttgGTTTTCTGAGTAACCAAACGTAACGTTATAAAAAACTAttctaacaaaatataaaatataaaaaaaaaatgaaaagaatgaatTAAATGATTAATAATACCTGTAATTTCTGTATGAGTGTGCGATTGAAAATTAACGAATCAAGCTGATCTCTTTGAGCTCTCAGAGATCTAGGttttcacagagagagagagagagtgagggtAGCATTGGAAATAGTGGAAATGAAAGCGTGGAAATAGAGctaatttcttatttattaattttagactAATAGAATGGGTATATTTGTCATTTTGGATATTTGAGGGTGGATTTGGTGGTTTATgtgataattattaattaatactaGTAgattagtggttttttttttttttttatgaaaagatTAGTGGTATTTTTT encodes:
- the LOC115991961 gene encoding glycylpeptide N-tetradecanoyltransferase 1-like, which gives rise to MVDSNASSGSPEETQNPNPDGNEPSESDLTLDALTRKVQESLSLGKKHKFWETQPVGQFKDVGDSNLPEGPIEPPTPLSEVKQEPYNLPNLYEWVTCDMDSEETCNEVYILLTNNYVEDDDSMFRFNYSKEFLRWALRPPGYFRSWHIGVRVKSSKKLVAFITGVPARIRVRDDIVTMAEVNFLCVHKKLRSKRLAPVMIKEVTRRVHLENMWQAAYTAGVVLPTPISTCQYWHRSLNPKKLIDVGFSRLGARMTMSRTIKLYKLPESTVTPGFRKMELHDVPAVTRLLRTYLSQFAVAPDFDENDVEHWLLPKEDVVDSYLVESPETHEITDFSSFYTLPSSILGNQNYSILKAAYSYYNVATSTPLLQLMNDALIMAKQKDYDVFNALDVMQNESFLKELKFGPGDGKLHYYLYNYRIKQALKSSELGLVLL
- the LOC115992629 gene encoding telomere repeat-binding factor 4, whose product is MGNQKQKWTAEEEEALLGGVAKHGPGKWKNILKDPEFAPFLTNRSNIDLKDKWRNLSVSTAGQGSKEKSRTSKIKAITAAPLPNVQHSAPAAPLLLTAPPDTVMDDAPNNEGKNAPRYNAMIFEAVSTTKDTNGCDIGAIVHYIEQRQEVPQNFRRLLSSRLRRLVAQGKLEKVENCYRIRKDTSLGTKTPAPKQKDVRPRQLLSSGLMTTSESVDDAANAAAYRVADAENKAYMAAEAVKEAERISKMAEDSDSMLQLVKDIYERCSRGEIVLLA